The following coding sequences lie in one Capsicum annuum cultivar UCD-10X-F1 chromosome 5, UCD10Xv1.1, whole genome shotgun sequence genomic window:
- the LOC107870567 gene encoding uncharacterized protein LOC107870567 has translation MKIIKRQKYPLLQYNKLQPPKFSLSHSIFPQIKSMSDEDISESFSEWERIPSPSSNTSNNNDTKFSSEDEIHIAAMEEVTTLPLTDSNNDENGEGNKLKKNLRELSCWIVHIASKIRNYVATKVGIGTFTSSRSRILAVLLVSFSYWMIKKKLRRQRQIDSTSRELMLLIQEKDQKIDQLSLQISRMNESLLTRRKVPILQVG, from the exons atgaaaataattaaaagacagaaatacccacTACTGCAGTATAACAAGCTTCAACCTccaaaattttctttgagtcattcAATTTTCCCACAAATAAAAAGTATGTCAGATGAGGATATTTCAGAAAGTTTCAGTGAATGGGAGCGAATCCCATCTCCATCATCAAATACAAGCaataataatgatacaaaattttCCAGTGAAGATGAGATTCACATAGCTGCTATGGAAGAAGTAACTACTTTGCCACTGACTGATAGTAATAATGATGAGAACGGCGAAGGAAATAAGTTGAAAAAGAATTTAAGAGAATTAAGTTGTTGGATTGTTCATATTGCTTCGAAGATCAGAAATTATGTTGCTACTAAAGTGGGAATTGGAACTTTTACTTCTAGTAGAAGTAGAATATTAGCAGTGCTTTTGGTTTCCTTTTCTTATTGGATGATAAAGAAGAAATTGCGGAGGCAAAGACAGATTGATAGTACGTCTAGGGAACTTATGCTTCTTATACAAGAAAAAGACCAG AAAATCGACCAGCTATCGCTCCAAATTAGCCGAATGAATGAGTCCCTACTAACACGGCGAAAAGTTCCAATCCTTCAAGTAGGCTAA